Sequence from the Castanea sativa cultivar Marrone di Chiusa Pesio chromosome 12, ASM4071231v1 genome:
atATCATTCTCTCGTTGTTCCTCAACTAGGTCCAGGCTTTTCTGTAACAAATCATCATTATTACCTGGGATGAAAGAGCTCGTTCTCAACGTTGGAAACCCAGTTTCCAAAGGGATCACGACCTCGgttccataagtcatggagaatgcGTCTCTCcggtggatcttcgtggtgtagtttgatacgtccacagaacatgcgacaattcttccacccattttcccTTTGCATtatccagcctcttcttgaaTCTACTTACGATAACTTTATTAACTGCCTCGACTTGCCCATTCCCCTgcggataagctggagtggagtatctatttatgatgcctaGGCCACAACAGTATTTTCTGAAGGcattactatcaaattgcaggCCATTGTCTGAAATAAGAGTGTGAGGTATTCCAAACCTAGtaacaatgttcttccaaacaaacttctttgcatccACGTCTCTAATGTTTGACACAGGCttagcttcaacccacttggtaaagtaatcggtCCCTACGAGCAACCACCTTTCATTTCCTACAGCCTTTGGGAAAGGCCCTACgatatccaacccccattgaGCGAACGGCCAAGGACTAGATAAAGGGTTAAGTACACCACCGGGCTGGTGAATGTTAGGAGCaaatctctggcattggtcacattttttcgcatagtcttgagcctctctctgcatattgggccaccaatacccctgggtaagagctctatgagccaaagaccttcctttcgtatgacttccacaaatcccttcgtacAATTTCTCCAAAAGTGACTCGGTTGCTTCAGGATGTATACACAGCAGGTATGGTCTAGAAAAGGAGCATTTGTACAGCTTTTGATCCTCAGACAACCAGAATTGAGGTGCCTTCCTGTGAACTTTATCTGCTTTAGATCTCTCCTCAGGCAAGATATCACTCTTAAGAAAGGACACTAtagggtccatccaactaggtccgagCCTAACTTGATGAACATGGACGACATCTCCAGCCGTCCGAGCAGGTTTCAACAAATCTTCAACGAGAATGACTCGAGGCAAACCTTGTGTCGAAGATGTTGCAAGCGTGGCTAACGAATcagcatgtgtgtttccactcctagataTATGCATCAAGGTAAAAGAATCAAGTTTGGATTGTAAATACCTAACCCGAGTaagatattcttgcattctcggaTCTTTAGCTTCCAAtgtcccttctacttggcccaCGACAAATTGAGAGTTCGAGAACATTTGCGTTGATTTTCCCCCCATTCTCTGAACCATATCCATTCCGACTAGTAAAGCCTCATATTCCGCCTCATTTTTAGTagccgagaatcccaatctcagTGACTTCTCCAACGTTAGCCCCTCAGGAGACACAAGAACTAGTCCCACACCTGATCCTCTTTGATtcgctgctccatcaacatataCCTTCCATGTCGCAGAATCCTTGCATGAGTTCatgccaattgatttttcatccatgtgcgatCCCTTTGCACTTTCTTCTAATGAAGGTTCAGTGAACTCTGCAACCAAATCAGCAAGCACTTGACCTTTCACGGAGGTTCG
This genomic interval carries:
- the LOC142620433 gene encoding uncharacterized protein LOC142620433; translated protein: MDVFVWSAYEAPGVDPSFICHHLNVNPSVMPRKQPPQRSSKEHAEAVKEEVLKLKEAGAIKEGYHQIPLALEDQDKTTFVTPTRNYHYKKGFEWIEECATAFQQLKEYLSCPPIMSRPEVEKVLFAYIAVADHAVSLVLIWVDNNIQKPVYIVSKSLHEAEVHYLADYTSRIAKWGTILGAFDIKYMLRTSVKGQVLADLVAEFTEPSLEESAKGSHMDEKSIGMNSCKDSATWKVYVDGAANQRGSGVGLVLVSPEGLTLEKSLRLGFSATKNEAEYEALLVGMDMVQRMGGKSTQMFSNSQFVVGQVEGTLEAKDPRMQEYLTRVRYLQSKLDSFTLMHISRSGNTHADSLATLATSSTQGLPRVILVEDLLKPARTAGDVVHVHQVRLGPSWMDPIVSFLKSDILPEERSKADKVHRKAPQFWLSEDQKLYKCSFSRPYLLCIHPEATESLLEKFPWPFAQWGLDIVGPFPKAVGNERWLLVGTDYFTKWVEAKPVSNIRDVDAKKFVWKNIVTRFGIPHTLISDNGLQFDSNAFRKYCCGLGIINRYSTPAYPQGNGQVEAVNKVIIHRRDAFSMTYGTEVVIPLETGFPTLRTSSFIPGNNDDLLQKSLDLVEEQRENDMVQLAYYQHKLKRGYDAHVKLRPLAPEDLVLRKVLGTTKNPAWGKLGPTWEGSYRITTVAGASESARSLRRFSALSPCSSSLSEPIEFLSGSLSSSERLTTWPSRGLSTSSRRNWSISSSRDRREDVNSSRMAVV